A genomic region of Methanosarcina thermophila TM-1 contains the following coding sequences:
- a CDS encoding alpha/beta hydrolase family protein has translation MRSKVTICLVLLIITIMSLGCTFQPDGQQQDSSQINNTTDEGVEDLSDIEGIWMGNLTVPGGLQLRIVFNISTNPDGSINASMDSPDQGVSGIPVDTVSYKEGILNLEVKSIGGSFEGVYKESSETIEGEWKQAGSTFPLILNRTEKIPEVQRPQNPVKPYPYTEEEVVYENKEAGIKLAGTLTLPQSEGPFPAVILITGSGQQNRDEEVFGHRPFLVLSDYLTRQGIAVLRVDDRGIGGSTGNFSQATTEDFAGDVLAGVEFLKNRPEINPDQIGLIGHSEGGLIAPMVAVKSPDIAFIVLMAAPGLTGEEILYMQSDLIARAEGVSNETIAQNRALLNRMFSVVKEEENNTIAEEKLREILRAELANLSEEEKANLGYSEAAIDSQVKELTSPWMRFFLTYDPRPTLMRVKCPVLAINGEKDLQVPPKENLRAIDEALRAGGNKDYSVKELPGLNHLFQTANTGSPTEYARIEETISPTALEVIGNWILEHTQKK, from the coding sequence ATGAGAAGTAAAGTAACAATTTGCTTGGTCTTGCTGATTATTACTATAATGAGTCTGGGATGCACTTTTCAACCAGATGGACAGCAGCAAGACAGTTCACAAATTAATAACACGACTGATGAGGGTGTTGAAGATCTCAGCGACATAGAAGGCATCTGGATGGGAAATTTAACCGTCCCAGGTGGGTTGCAGTTAAGGATAGTATTCAATATTTCTACTAATCCTGATGGGTCTATCAATGCCAGCATGGATAGCCCTGATCAGGGAGTAAGCGGTATACCGGTTGATACTGTCAGTTATAAAGAAGGCATTTTGAACCTCGAGGTAAAATCCATCGGGGGAAGTTTTGAAGGGGTATATAAGGAGAGTAGCGAGACTATTGAAGGAGAATGGAAACAGGCAGGATCAACTTTCCCACTTATCCTTAACAGGACTGAGAAGATCCCTGAAGTGCAAAGACCTCAGAACCCTGTAAAACCATATCCATATACTGAAGAAGAGGTTGTTTATGAAAATAAAGAAGCAGGAATAAAGCTGGCAGGAACATTAACGCTTCCACAGTCAGAGGGACCCTTCCCGGCAGTCATACTCATAACGGGCTCAGGTCAGCAAAATCGTGATGAAGAGGTCTTCGGACACCGTCCATTCCTTGTACTTTCGGATTATCTGACACGCCAGGGTATTGCCGTACTTCGGGTAGATGATCGAGGTATTGGAGGATCGACTGGGAATTTTTCACAGGCTACAACCGAGGACTTTGCAGGAGATGTACTTGCAGGTGTTGAATTTCTAAAAAACCGCCCTGAAATAAATCCGGACCAAATAGGACTGATAGGGCACAGCGAAGGAGGTCTGATTGCACCTATGGTGGCAGTAAAATCTCCAGACATTGCATTCATTGTACTGATGGCAGCCCCTGGGCTGACTGGAGAGGAAATTCTGTATATGCAAAGTGACCTGATTGCAAGAGCCGAGGGAGTAAGTAATGAGACTATTGCGCAAAATAGAGCTTTGCTGAATAGAATGTTTTCTGTAGTAAAGGAGGAAGAAAATAATACAATTGCTGAGGAGAAGCTTCGTGAGATTCTAAGGGCTGAACTGGCAAATCTGAGCGAAGAGGAAAAAGCAAATTTAGGCTATTCCGAGGCTGCTATTGACTCGCAGGTAAAAGAACTCACCTCACCCTGGATGCGCTTCTTCCTGACATATGACCCAAGACCAACATTGATGAGAGTTAAATGTCCCGTACTGGCAATCAATGGGGAAAAAGACCTTCAAGTTCCGCCTAAAGAAAACCTCCGCGCTATTGATGAGGCTCTCAGGGCAGGAGGCAATAAAGATTATTCAGTTAAAGAGTTGCCAGGTCTCAACCATTTATTCCAGACCGCTAATACGGGATCTCCCACAGAATACGCGAGAATAGAAGAAACTATCTCTCCAACTGCTCTAGAGGTTATCGGAAACTGGATTCTGGAACATACACAGAAAAAATAA
- a CDS encoding TIGR00153 family protein encodes MIDYIRSVLDVVAESPFVPLEEHAKKGVMAVEKLAEAMEAYCAGNYPILEERTEEIDKLEHEADKLKQKIRAGIPSSVKLPVNKKDLLSFLKQQDSIADYAQAAAYWMTLRPCKDVPDKIKEGFMELMGTSLKTARLYDELVGKLYKLLATSFSKEEIKETLTIIPEVEKLEHDVDVLETALLREIFENEDAIGGAGVCHLIGLVERIGGIADKSASAADRLRTMILRR; translated from the coding sequence GTGCCTCTGGAAGAACACGCTAAAAAGGGAGTGATGGCAGTTGAAAAGCTGGCTGAAGCAATGGAAGCCTACTGTGCAGGCAATTATCCCATACTTGAAGAGAGGACGGAAGAGATTGACAAGCTGGAGCATGAGGCTGACAAACTCAAACAGAAGATAAGGGCAGGGATTCCCTCTTCAGTGAAGCTGCCAGTGAACAAAAAGGATCTTCTTTCTTTCCTTAAGCAGCAGGATTCCATTGCCGACTACGCCCAGGCTGCCGCTTACTGGATGACCCTTCGCCCCTGCAAAGATGTTCCTGATAAGATTAAAGAAGGCTTTATGGAGTTAATGGGCACCTCCCTGAAAACTGCAAGGTTATACGATGAACTCGTAGGCAAGCTTTACAAGCTACTTGCAACTTCCTTCAGCAAGGAAGAGATAAAGGAAACACTGACCATAATTCCTGAAGTCGAAAAGCTTGAACATGATGTGGATGTGCTTGAAACAGCCCTATTAAGAGAAATCTTCGAAAATGAGGATGCTATCGGGGGCGCAGGCGTCTGCCACCTTATAGGGCTTGTCGAAAGGATAGGAGGCATTGCCGATAAGTCTGCAAGCGCTGCTGATAGGCTGAGAACAATGATTCTCAGGAGATGA